In Stomoxys calcitrans chromosome 2, idStoCalc2.1, whole genome shotgun sequence, the following proteins share a genomic window:
- the LOC131994640 gene encoding uncharacterized protein LOC131994640 codes for MELAQIAHVTTRTTQEYMLFNIRLPLINVDHFLAYAVQAYPIIHDGMSVQLNTHSNYLMINEEKTLFYTMKEDEFTRCQKIKDLTICPQIHPIYNARESSECEVKLFVYAKAFPDSCEFSITKCRNFWKQLHVPNAWVFSITKGSSTDIKCDGNRQDIVLQDQGLLRMQPGCTLETEEMKLWAHETYKSNVNYIFPHLNISSSLPPLTHLQLKNDIEIYKLPDIPKF; via the exons ATGGAGCTAGCACAGATAGCTCATGTGACGACCAGGACTACACAAGAGTATATGCTGTTTAATATACGGCTCCCTCTGATCAATGTGGATCACTTTTTGGCGTATGCAGTTCAAGCTTACCCTATAATCCATGATGGAATGTCAGTCCAGTTGAATACGCACAGCAACTACTTAATGATCAACGAAGAAAAGACGTTATTTTACACCATGAAGGAAGACGAATTCACCAGATGCcaaaaaatcaaagatttgacgATATGCCCCCAAATACATCCCATCTACAACGCTAGAGAGTCATCCGAATGCGAAGTAAAGCTATTTGTTTATGCAAAAGCCTTTCCAGATAGCTGTGAGTTCTCAATTACAAAGTGTCGTAATTTCTGGAAGCAGCTCCATGTGCCAAATGCTTGGGTTTTCTCTATAACGAAGGGATCATCCACCGATATCAAATGTGATGGAAATCGACAAGACATTGTGCTCCAAGATCAAGGATTATTAAGAATGCAGCCGGGTTGTACTCTTGAAACTGAAGAAATGAAACTATGGGCGCACGAGACTTACAAGAGCAACGTCAACTACATATTTCCCCAtctcaacatctcatcatcctTACCACCACTCACCCATCTACAACTCAAGAACGATATCGAAATCTACAAGTTGCCAGACATACCGAAG TTCTAA